Proteins from one Prevotella sp. E2-28 genomic window:
- a CDS encoding HmuY family protein codes for MMGIVSVMGLFSACDVLEDAYDDPSVEKKEGQYYVDATDYAQWVYINLHTPTPTITTSTISLDDMSETGAPSEWDIAHHRYDVKTNGAAVVMTPYHTIEDLEMAGMPQECQWVADEYSDECVTVDMSHMMEGYLVYAPGYKNTELGKWVNVDTSNMPPNYAMYDNVMLIRFADSTYAAIQLVNFMSTDRYQIKGWMTVNYQYPVF; via the coding sequence ATGATGGGAATCGTTTCAGTGATGGGATTGTTTTCTGCTTGTGACGTGCTGGAGGATGCCTATGATGATCCCAGTGTAGAGAAGAAAGAGGGCCAGTATTACGTTGATGCCACCGACTATGCGCAGTGGGTTTATATCAACCTGCACACCCCCACTCCCACCATTACCACCTCAACCATTAGTCTCGACGATATGAGTGAGACGGGTGCGCCCTCTGAATGGGACATCGCTCATCACCGTTATGACGTGAAGACCAACGGCGCTGCAGTCGTCATGACCCCTTATCACACCATCGAGGATTTGGAAATGGCCGGTATGCCTCAAGAGTGCCAGTGGGTAGCCGATGAATATAGCGATGAGTGCGTCACGGTTGATATGTCACACATGATGGAGGGCTACCTTGTCTATGCGCCTGGTTATAAAAATACCGAACTGGGTAAATGGGTCAACGTTGATACCAGCAATATGCCGCCAAACTATGCCATGTATGATAACGTGATGCTCATCCGATTCGCCGACAGCACTTATGCCGCCATCCAGCTCGTCAATTTCATGAGCACTGATAGATACCAGATTAAAGGCTGGATGACTGTGAATTATCAATATCCTGTATTTTGA
- a CDS encoding TonB-dependent receptor, which translates to MTCVAGDNGQGQPADTTVVLKGVTVSGQRQRDFQMRTSQSAVQISHDYLQQHFSGSLMQTLEGIPGVKAMAIGSGQSKPTIRGLGFNRMVVSEDGIKHEGQQWGDDHGLEIDQFAVDRAEVIKGPAALLYGSDAIGGVLNLYTNHVPTEPLSGSVQFFGRSNNEQIGLTAKLGGRHGNWFYRVGATLIDYADYRVPTDSIQYYSYWIKLKDGRLRNTAGCERDGSMVLGYAGYRFHTDLRISDSYSKSGFFANAHGLEVRLSDIDYDHSRRDVDLPYQWVNHFKVLSHTSWQGERLRMEANLAWQNNHREELSEPVSHGYMPRPDGTLERRFVKNTLTANLGVTLNLGERHELSVGVNGEYQHNRRGGWGFIIPDFETTSLGAYAMDRFTVNERLKLNAGIRLDHAHMHISSYHDWYLTPTGNGDSVYMERSQDVDRHFTSLTWSTGVNYAVGHWVFKANVGKSFRVPIPKELGADGVNYHIFRYERGNAKLNPEESYQMDLGLHWDNDVICVQVDPYVNYFPNYIYLNPTAQYVEGLQLYNYTQARVLRYGVETQTTWIINPHWEAELKSEYLYARQLSGQKKGYTLPFSTPWSVDAGAKYSFQWKGDAFVGLNAHIVGAQHEFVPPEKPTDGHWTLNLSAGKQIPLRKCQLNIALHADNLLDCRYYDHTSYYRLIDVPEPGRNVSLMVGLEF; encoded by the coding sequence ATGACGTGCGTAGCTGGTGATAATGGGCAGGGACAGCCAGCTGATACCACTGTGGTATTAAAAGGCGTAACCGTGAGTGGACAGCGACAGCGTGACTTCCAGATGCGCACGTCACAGTCGGCTGTACAGATAAGTCACGACTACCTGCAGCAACACTTCTCGGGCTCGCTGATGCAAACCTTAGAAGGAATACCCGGCGTAAAGGCAATGGCCATAGGCTCAGGACAATCGAAACCCACCATCCGCGGATTGGGATTCAACCGTATGGTGGTGAGTGAAGACGGTATTAAACACGAGGGACAGCAATGGGGCGACGACCACGGACTGGAGATAGACCAGTTTGCGGTAGATCGTGCTGAGGTTATCAAAGGCCCCGCTGCATTACTTTACGGCTCGGATGCCATTGGCGGTGTGCTAAACCTTTATACCAACCACGTGCCAACGGAGCCTTTAAGCGGCAGCGTGCAGTTCTTTGGACGCTCGAATAACGAGCAGATAGGACTGACGGCGAAGCTGGGCGGAAGACATGGTAATTGGTTCTATCGTGTGGGTGCCACGCTGATAGATTATGCTGACTATCGCGTACCGACAGACAGTATTCAGTATTATTCATACTGGATAAAACTGAAGGACGGAAGGCTGCGTAACACCGCCGGATGTGAGCGTGATGGCAGCATGGTACTGGGCTATGCCGGTTATCGATTCCATACTGACCTGCGCATATCAGACAGTTACTCAAAGAGTGGTTTCTTTGCCAATGCGCATGGTTTGGAAGTGAGACTCAGTGACATTGACTATGACCACTCACGGCGTGATGTAGATTTGCCTTATCAGTGGGTGAACCATTTTAAGGTTCTGAGTCATACCTCATGGCAGGGAGAACGCCTACGAATGGAAGCGAACCTGGCATGGCAAAACAACCATCGTGAGGAGCTGAGTGAGCCCGTAAGTCATGGGTATATGCCACGACCAGACGGAACACTGGAACGCCGCTTCGTGAAAAACACGCTGACGGCTAATCTGGGGGTAACATTAAATCTGGGTGAACGGCATGAGCTAAGTGTGGGCGTTAATGGTGAATATCAGCATAACCGACGTGGCGGTTGGGGATTTATTATTCCTGATTTTGAAACCACCAGTCTGGGTGCCTATGCCATGGACCGCTTCACCGTGAATGAACGACTGAAGTTGAATGCCGGTATCAGACTGGATCATGCTCATATGCACATCAGCAGTTATCATGACTGGTATTTAACGCCCACGGGCAATGGCGACTCTGTCTATATGGAACGTTCGCAGGACGTGGATCGGCACTTTACAAGTCTGACATGGTCAACAGGCGTGAACTATGCCGTGGGCCATTGGGTCTTTAAGGCGAATGTAGGCAAGAGTTTCCGTGTGCCTATTCCCAAGGAACTTGGTGCGGACGGCGTGAACTACCACATCTTCCGCTATGAACGTGGTAATGCTAAACTGAATCCTGAAGAGAGTTACCAGATGGATTTGGGTCTTCACTGGGATAATGACGTCATCTGTGTGCAGGTAGATCCCTACGTAAACTATTTCCCCAATTATATTTACCTGAATCCTACGGCACAATACGTAGAGGGCTTGCAGCTCTACAATTATACGCAAGCTCGTGTACTGCGCTATGGCGTGGAGACACAGACCACGTGGATTATCAATCCGCACTGGGAGGCAGAACTGAAAAGCGAGTATCTCTATGCCCGTCAGCTGTCAGGACAGAAGAAGGGCTACACGCTGCCTTTCAGTACACCATGGTCAGTAGATGCAGGTGCAAAATATTCGTTTCAGTGGAAAGGAGATGCTTTCGTGGGTCTGAATGCTCATATCGTGGGCGCACAGCACGAATTTGTACCTCCAGAAAAGCCTACCGATGGTCACTGGACGCTGAACCTCTCGGCAGGAAAGCAGATTCCATTAAGGAAGTGTCAGCTGAACATTGCCCTACATGCTGACAACCTGCTGGATTGCCGCTATTATGATCACACCAGCTATTACCGCCTCATTGATGTACCCGAACCGGGAAGAAACGTTTCCTTGATGGTGGGGCTGGAGTTTTAA
- a CDS encoding patatin family protein — protein MKTGLVLEGGAMRGLFTAGIIDVMMEHDVWPHFLIGVSAGAAFGCNYKSRQIARAIRYNTRYARDSRYSGVWSLLTTGDYFNANFAYHVMPRSLDVFDNQAFEQNPMEFVAVCTDVETGEPVYKHLTKANDTTYDWIRASASMPLVSRVVEIEGKKLLDGGVSDSIPLAYAEQMGCERTVVILTQPAGYRKEPNPLMPLMRLSLRKYPHMIKAMAHRHEMYNRQLDYVLQAEREGRCLVIRPETSIPIGHVSHNAARMQQVYDMGRHSGLQHIQDIKKYLCE, from the coding sequence ATGAAGACCGGACTAGTACTTGAAGGAGGTGCCATGCGTGGACTCTTCACTGCGGGCATTATTGATGTCATGATGGAGCACGATGTGTGGCCACACTTCCTTATTGGCGTATCGGCAGGAGCGGCCTTTGGCTGTAACTATAAGTCGCGCCAGATAGCAAGGGCTATCCGATATAACACACGCTATGCACGTGATTCACGTTACAGCGGTGTATGGTCTTTACTGACTACTGGCGATTATTTCAATGCCAATTTCGCCTATCATGTCATGCCTCGTTCGCTCGATGTCTTTGATAATCAGGCATTCGAACAGAACCCTATGGAGTTTGTGGCAGTATGTACCGATGTAGAAACCGGAGAACCTGTTTACAAACATCTCACTAAGGCTAACGACACAACGTACGACTGGATACGTGCCTCGGCATCTATGCCCCTCGTCTCACGTGTGGTTGAGATTGAAGGTAAAAAACTACTTGATGGAGGCGTCAGTGATAGCATTCCCTTGGCTTATGCAGAACAGATGGGATGCGAGCGTACAGTGGTTATTCTCACCCAGCCTGCGGGCTATCGTAAAGAACCAAATCCCCTGATGCCTCTGATGCGACTTTCTTTGCGGAAATATCCACACATGATTAAGGCTATGGCTCACCGCCATGAAATGTACAATCGTCAACTTGACTATGTATTACAAGCTGAGCGCGAAGGCCGATGCCTTGTTATCCGCCCTGAAACCAGCATACCCATTGGCCATGTGAGCCATAATGCGGCCCGTATGCAGCAGGTTTACGACATGGGCCGCCATTCAGGATTACAACATATACAAGACATAAAGAAATACTTATGCGAATAG
- a CDS encoding TonB-dependent siderophore receptor: MQTRLYMTLAVAMCACGNVLANEEPADSSIWNKDPLGLETVVVTATRTPKNLKDIPVVTRVITAEDIKKVDATNVKDMLQQEIPGLEFTYSMGQQVLNMGGYDGNNILFLVDGERMAGESLDNIDFSRLNLSSIDRIEIVKGAASTLYGSSAMGGVINLITKDPSASWAANVNTRYEGATKEWRHGGSADFSVGRVNSLTTYQTTDSKALNLGESSSLPTYGGTSHNVKERLIWQLSDALRLTARAGYFFRERESGNVSHERYRDFNDGLKMNWRITSQQQLEVGYSFDQYDKSDLNMLTHKDLRDYSNRQHVARALYNSQLSTLNSQLIIGADYMNDYLMTYQFSDTDKDRSQNSYDAFVQWDYAPTSHWEFIGGIRYDYFSASSKGMPTWKLAGMWKNAHHSIRASYASGFRAPSLKELYMDFFMGGIFMIYGNPDLKCETNHNLSLTWEHHGCMGDNFKYCTSATGYYNHFRNYITTATVQRNGEYGQMYTNVGKQQIVGADVNAQLHHISGLGTKVSYAFVKNIVEKGKPDLTAARPHSMTWRMDYSHDFSSNYSLYAALSGRFLSAVDVTEYTSTTLDDMTKTHYDGYSIWKFTLSQRIAKAFNLNVVVDNFFNYKPDTYYANSPVTLGTTLTVGLSIDIDKCF, encoded by the coding sequence ATGCAAACAAGATTATACATGACGCTTGCCGTGGCGATGTGTGCCTGTGGCAATGTACTTGCGAATGAAGAACCTGCCGACAGCAGCATTTGGAACAAAGACCCGCTGGGACTGGAGACGGTCGTAGTGACTGCCACACGTACCCCCAAGAACCTGAAGGATATCCCTGTGGTGACACGTGTCATCACGGCCGAGGATATCAAAAAGGTGGATGCTACTAACGTGAAGGATATGCTCCAACAGGAGATTCCCGGTTTAGAGTTTACCTATTCTATGGGTCAGCAAGTACTCAACATGGGCGGCTACGACGGTAATAACATCCTGTTCCTTGTTGATGGCGAGCGAATGGCTGGCGAATCCCTTGATAATATTGATTTCTCAAGACTCAACCTTTCCAGTATTGACCGTATAGAGATCGTGAAAGGAGCTGCCTCTACGCTCTATGGTTCTTCGGCTATGGGTGGCGTTATCAATCTCATTACGAAAGACCCCTCAGCATCGTGGGCTGCTAATGTGAACACACGCTACGAGGGTGCTACGAAGGAATGGCGCCATGGTGGCAGTGCTGATTTCAGTGTGGGAAGAGTGAACTCGCTGACCACGTATCAGACCACCGATTCCAAAGCCCTCAATCTGGGCGAATCGTCATCACTGCCTACTTATGGTGGTACGTCGCACAACGTGAAGGAGCGTCTTATCTGGCAACTGTCTGATGCCCTGCGACTCACGGCTCGTGCAGGCTATTTCTTCCGTGAGCGTGAATCCGGCAATGTCAGTCATGAGCGTTATCGCGACTTCAACGACGGCTTGAAGATGAACTGGCGCATCACTTCCCAACAGCAGCTTGAGGTGGGCTACAGCTTCGACCAGTATGATAAGTCCGACCTGAACATGCTGACGCATAAAGACCTGCGCGACTATTCTAATCGTCAGCATGTAGCACGTGCGCTTTACAACTCTCAACTCTCCACTCTTAACTCTCAACTCATCATCGGTGCCGACTATATGAACGACTACCTGATGACGTATCAGTTCTCTGATACTGACAAGGACCGTTCGCAGAACAGCTACGATGCCTTCGTGCAGTGGGACTATGCGCCTACCAGTCATTGGGAGTTCATCGGTGGCATCCGTTATGACTATTTCTCGGCTTCCAGCAAGGGTATGCCAACATGGAAACTGGCAGGTATGTGGAAGAATGCTCATCACAGCATCCGCGCCTCTTACGCCTCAGGCTTCCGTGCCCCGTCGCTGAAGGAACTTTACATGGACTTCTTCATGGGCGGCATCTTCATGATTTACGGTAATCCTGATTTGAAATGCGAGACTAATCATAACCTCTCGCTCACGTGGGAACATCACGGTTGTATGGGCGACAACTTCAAATACTGTACTTCGGCCACGGGCTATTATAATCACTTCCGTAACTATATCACCACAGCCACCGTCCAGCGCAATGGTGAATACGGACAGATGTACACCAACGTGGGCAAACAGCAGATAGTAGGTGCCGACGTGAATGCGCAGTTGCACCATATCAGCGGACTGGGCACCAAGGTGTCTTACGCTTTTGTGAAGAATATCGTTGAGAAGGGCAAGCCCGACCTCACCGCTGCCCGCCCACACTCTATGACGTGGCGCATGGATTATAGTCACGACTTCTCGTCCAACTATAGTCTCTATGCTGCTTTGTCGGGTCGCTTCCTCTCGGCTGTTGACGTGACGGAATATACCTCTACCACTTTGGATGATATGACCAAGACGCATTACGATGGCTATTCTATCTGGAAGTTCACGCTCTCACAGCGCATCGCAAAAGCGTTCAATCTGAATGTTGTTGTTGACAACTTCTTTAATTATAAGCCCGATACCTACTATGCTAACTCGCCCGTCACACTGGGCACCACGCTGACCGTAGGTCTCTCTATTGATATTGATAAATGCTTTTAA
- a CDS encoding DUF4625 domain-containing protein, whose translation MKKTIYSIMLLCALCACSSNDDDMEKPVISDQGITANPIDCQQYHRGDVISFHYMMSDDQELGNFNIEVHNNFDHHTHSTSIIECPMDEKKEPVKAWVYNKDFEIPAGLQKYEARVDIQIPSDIDTGDYHFSIRLTDHAGWQQIHAVAIKIVE comes from the coding sequence ATCAAAAAAACTATTTATTCCATCATGCTGCTGTGCGCACTCTGTGCGTGCAGCAGCAACGATGACGACATGGAAAAGCCTGTCATCAGCGACCAAGGTATCACAGCCAATCCCATTGATTGTCAGCAATATCATCGCGGGGATGTGATTTCTTTCCATTACATGATGAGCGATGATCAGGAGTTGGGAAACTTTAATATCGAAGTACATAACAACTTCGACCATCACACCCATAGCACCAGTATAATAGAATGTCCTATGGATGAGAAGAAGGAACCTGTAAAGGCATGGGTGTATAATAAAGACTTCGAGATACCAGCAGGTCTTCAGAAATACGAAGCCCGTGTCGATATCCAGATTCCGTCAGACATCGACACGGGAGATTATCATTTCTCTATTCGCCTGACCGACCACGCAGGTTGGCAACAAATACACGCTGTAGCAATAAAAATCGTGGAGTAA
- the trmD gene encoding tRNA (guanosine(37)-N1)-methyltransferase TrmD, whose translation MRIDIITVLPEMLEGFVHESILARAEKKGLAEIRLHNLRDYTLDKWRRVDDYPYGGSAGMVMQCEPIDRCISALKAERDYDEVIFTSPDGERFDQHMANELSLKGNLIILAGHYKGIDQRVRDHLITREISIGDFVLTGGELVAAMIADAVVRVVPGVIGDEQSALSDCFQDDILAAPIYTRPADYKGWKVPEILLSGNEAKIRDWEMEQAMERTRRLRPDLLK comes from the coding sequence ATGCGAATAGACATTATAACCGTGTTGCCCGAAATGCTTGAGGGCTTCGTTCATGAATCAATACTGGCACGTGCCGAGAAGAAAGGACTGGCTGAGATTCGCCTTCATAACCTCCGTGACTACACGCTCGACAAATGGCGTCGTGTAGATGACTATCCTTATGGTGGTTCTGCCGGCATGGTGATGCAATGCGAACCTATTGACCGTTGTATCTCTGCCCTCAAGGCCGAGCGCGACTATGATGAAGTAATTTTCACTTCACCCGATGGCGAGCGTTTCGACCAGCACATGGCCAACGAGCTATCCCTTAAGGGCAACCTCATCATTCTTGCCGGTCATTATAAAGGGATTGACCAGCGTGTGCGTGACCATCTCATCACGCGTGAAATCTCCATTGGCGACTTCGTCCTGACGGGTGGCGAACTCGTAGCTGCCATGATTGCTGATGCCGTTGTACGCGTTGTTCCCGGCGTTATTGGCGACGAGCAGAGCGCCCTTTCCGACTGTTTCCAAGATGATATCCTTGCAGCTCCTATCTACACCCGTCCTGCTGACTATAAGGGATGGAAGGTTCCTGAAATCCTGCTCAGTGGCAACGAGGCCAAGATCCGTGACTGGGAAATGGAACAGGCTATGGAGCGCACCCGTAGGTTGCGCCCCGACCTGTTGAAATAG